Proteins from a single region of Verrucosispora sp. NA02020:
- a CDS encoding glycoside hydrolase family 65 protein: MIRERAYPVEPWHVRETRLDMDVLAQSESVFALSNGHVGLRGNLDEGEPHGLPGTYLNSFYELRPLPYAEAGFGFPESGQTIVNVTNGKLIRLLVDDEPLDVRYGEVLAHERVLDMRAGTLHRSLHWRSPAGREVRVNTTRLVSFRQRSVAAIRYEVEVADGKPLRLIVQSELVANETLPPQSRDPRVAAVLESPLEAEEELTTEDGGLLIHRTKVSGLRVAAAMEHEVDSPARTTVESEGYEDWVRTTIGCVLEPGQTLRVVKYLTYGWSSRRSLPALRDQVGAALAAARLDGWDGLVREQREYLDEFWDAADVEVEGDPEVQQAVRFGLFHVLQAGARAERRPISAKGLTGPGYDGHAFWDTEMFVLPVLTYTHPAAVRDALYWRFSTLEQAHERARTLNLQGAAFPWRTIEGPESSGYWPAGTAAFHIAAGIADAMRRYVLVSGDRELEREIGLTLLVETARLWRSLGHHDRNGQFHIDGVTGPDEYTAVKNDNIYTNLMAQRNLQTAAEVAMRYRDEAFHLGVTDEEAAAWRDAASAMHIPYDDEIDVHQQVEGFTRLQEWDFADTPSDKYPLLLHYPYFDLYRKQVVKQADLVLAMHWRGDAFTPEEKLRNFLYYERRTVRDSSLSACTQAVLAAEVGYTELAHSYLREAALMDLHDLNENTRDGVHMASLAGAWIALVGGFGGLRDHDGVPSFAPRLSSGLSRLAFSLQWCGMRLRVDVRPHETTYSLHHAANDASMEVRHYGTSIRVTCDEAVTVPIPPAADDLPPPEQAPGRAPLLRLPETPT; encoded by the coding sequence ATGATCCGGGAGCGGGCGTACCCGGTCGAGCCGTGGCACGTGCGGGAGACCCGCCTCGACATGGACGTGCTCGCCCAGTCCGAGTCGGTCTTCGCCCTCTCCAACGGGCACGTCGGGTTGCGTGGCAACCTGGACGAGGGTGAGCCGCACGGGTTGCCCGGCACCTACCTCAACTCGTTCTACGAGTTGCGCCCGCTGCCGTACGCGGAGGCGGGTTTCGGTTTTCCGGAGTCCGGCCAGACCATCGTCAACGTCACCAACGGCAAGCTGATCCGGCTGCTGGTCGACGACGAGCCGCTCGACGTCCGGTACGGCGAGGTGCTCGCCCACGAGCGGGTGCTCGACATGCGGGCCGGGACGCTGCACCGCTCCCTGCACTGGCGCTCGCCGGCCGGGCGCGAGGTGCGGGTGAACACCACCCGGCTGGTCTCCTTCCGGCAGCGTTCGGTGGCCGCCATCCGCTACGAGGTGGAGGTGGCCGACGGCAAGCCGCTGCGGCTGATCGTCCAGTCGGAGCTGGTGGCCAACGAGACGCTGCCGCCGCAGAGCCGCGACCCCCGGGTCGCCGCCGTGCTGGAGTCTCCGTTGGAGGCCGAGGAGGAGCTGACCACGGAGGACGGTGGGCTGTTGATCCACCGGACCAAGGTGTCCGGCCTGCGGGTCGCCGCCGCGATGGAACACGAGGTCGACTCGCCTGCGCGGACCACCGTGGAGTCCGAGGGGTACGAGGACTGGGTGCGGACCACCATCGGTTGCGTGCTGGAGCCGGGTCAGACGCTCCGAGTGGTGAAGTACCTGACCTACGGCTGGTCCAGCCGCCGGTCGTTGCCGGCCCTGCGGGACCAGGTCGGTGCCGCGCTCGCCGCCGCGCGACTCGACGGCTGGGACGGGCTGGTCCGCGAGCAGCGGGAGTATCTCGACGAGTTCTGGGACGCCGCCGACGTGGAGGTCGAGGGCGATCCGGAGGTGCAGCAGGCGGTCCGGTTCGGGCTGTTCCACGTGCTCCAGGCCGGTGCCCGCGCGGAACGTCGGCCGATCAGCGCCAAGGGGCTCACCGGTCCCGGGTACGACGGCCACGCGTTCTGGGACACCGAGATGTTCGTGCTGCCGGTGCTCACGTACACCCATCCGGCGGCGGTGCGGGACGCACTGTACTGGCGGTTCTCCACGTTGGAGCAGGCACACGAGCGTGCCCGGACACTCAACCTCCAGGGTGCGGCCTTCCCCTGGCGCACCATCGAGGGGCCGGAGTCGTCCGGCTACTGGCCGGCGGGCACGGCCGCGTTCCACATCGCCGCCGGCATCGCCGACGCGATGCGCCGGTACGTGCTGGTCAGCGGTGACCGCGAACTGGAGCGGGAGATCGGGCTGACCCTGTTGGTGGAGACCGCCCGGTTGTGGCGGTCGCTCGGGCACCACGACCGCAACGGCCAGTTCCACATCGACGGGGTGACCGGCCCGGACGAGTACACCGCCGTGAAGAACGACAACATCTACACGAACCTGATGGCGCAGCGGAACCTCCAGACCGCCGCCGAGGTGGCGATGCGCTACCGCGACGAGGCGTTCCATCTCGGTGTCACCGACGAGGAGGCCGCCGCCTGGCGCGACGCCGCCTCGGCCATGCACATCCCGTACGACGACGAGATCGACGTGCATCAGCAGGTGGAGGGCTTCACCCGGCTCCAGGAGTGGGACTTCGCCGACACCCCGTCGGACAAGTACCCGCTGCTGCTGCACTACCCGTACTTCGACCTGTACCGCAAGCAGGTGGTCAAGCAGGCCGACCTGGTGCTGGCGATGCACTGGCGCGGGGACGCGTTCACGCCCGAGGAGAAGCTGCGCAACTTCCTCTACTACGAGCGGCGTACCGTCCGGGACTCCTCGCTCTCCGCCTGCACGCAGGCGGTGCTGGCGGCCGAGGTCGGCTACACCGAGCTGGCGCACAGCTATCTGCGCGAGGCCGCGCTGATGGACCTGCACGACCTGAACGAGAACACCCGCGACGGGGTGCACATGGCCTCCCTCGCCGGGGCGTGGATCGCGCTGGTCGGTGGTTTCGGGGGCCTTCGGGACCATGACGGGGTGCCGTCGTTCGCGCCGCGCCTGTCGAGCGGGTTGAGCCGGTTGGCCTTCTCGCTCCAGTGGTGCGGGATGCGGCTACGGGTCGACGTGCGTCCGCACGAGACGACGTACTCGCTGCACCACGCCGCGAACGACGCGTCGATGGAGGTCCGGCACTACGGCACGTCGATCCGGGTCACCTGCGACGAGGCGGTCACCGTACCGATCCCGCCGGCCGCCGACGACCTGCCGCCGCCGGAGCAGGCTCCGGGCCGGGCACCACTGCTCCGGCTCCCGGAAACTCCCACCTGA
- a CDS encoding dienelactone hydrolase family protein yields the protein MDVRGGEVTIPAGQVELSADLLVPTGTSGAVLFAHGSGSSRHSPRNVSVAHRLTSDGLGTVLVDLLTRAEDEADAVTAELRFDIGLLADRLVATLDWLAAARPFGAVPIGLFGASTGAAAALIAAARRPDMVHAVVSRGGRPDLAGAALGEVRAATLLLVGGLDEQVITLNEQARDRMAAPTDLRVVPGATHLFEEPGTLEQVAEAAAGWFRDHLRPQPVPASG from the coding sequence ATGGACGTACGCGGTGGCGAGGTGACGATCCCGGCGGGTCAGGTAGAGCTCTCGGCCGACCTGCTGGTGCCGACCGGCACGTCCGGTGCGGTGCTGTTCGCGCACGGCAGCGGCAGTTCCCGGCACAGCCCCCGCAACGTCTCGGTCGCCCACCGGCTCACCTCCGACGGGCTCGGCACCGTCCTGGTCGACCTGCTCACCCGGGCCGAGGACGAGGCGGACGCGGTCACCGCCGAGCTGCGTTTCGACATCGGGCTGCTGGCCGACCGGCTGGTCGCGACCCTGGACTGGCTGGCCGCCGCGCGGCCCTTCGGCGCGGTGCCGATCGGTCTCTTCGGCGCCAGTACGGGTGCCGCCGCCGCCCTGATCGCGGCGGCGCGGCGGCCCGACATGGTCCACGCCGTGGTGTCCCGGGGCGGCCGACCCGACCTGGCCGGAGCCGCCCTGGGCGAGGTACGCGCCGCCACCCTGCTGCTTGTCGGTGGCCTCGACGAGCAGGTCATCACGCTCAACGAGCAGGCCCGGGACCGGATGGCCGCGCCGACCGACCTACGGGTGGTGCCCGGCGCGACGCACCTGTTCGAGGAGCCCGGGACGCTGGAACAGGTGGCCGAGGCGGCGGCCGGCTGGTTCCGCGACCACCTGCGTCCCCAGCCGGTCCCGGCGTCGGGCTGA
- a CDS encoding AI-2E family transporter: MVARGDGRKPEESTRRSAGPRQTWAALPWLVRTAVVWSACLVVIAAGLYLLARITMLVTPLAIALAVTFFLAALLDPVQLALRRLRLPAALAALLTVLLLLGVLSGVGVLVWNMTAGQFSELGDELRQGLERSRDFVTSTLPVTDAQLDGLVDQLRQAVSQQEVDPVASAQTVAEVFGSVLLALVLLFFLLKDGRSMWHWTLRRAGGPNREIAARAGRVGWRTLGSYSRGTMLIAAIDAIGIGLALVLLGVPLAFPLALITFIGGFVPIIGATVAGAVAVLVALAANGPTTALLTLGAVIAVQQIEGNLLEPLIMKRQVRLHPVVILLAVTAGTLIAGIAGAFVAVPIAAVVWRVVDSVQQQRQAAAAERRWTRIIRGRTAQSRARRMVRKV, translated from the coding sequence GTGGTCGCACGGGGTGACGGGCGTAAGCCCGAGGAGTCGACGCGGCGGAGTGCCGGGCCGAGACAGACCTGGGCGGCTCTGCCCTGGCTGGTGCGCACGGCGGTGGTCTGGAGCGCCTGCCTGGTGGTGATCGCCGCCGGTCTCTACCTGCTGGCCCGGATCACGATGCTGGTCACGCCGCTGGCCATCGCGCTGGCCGTCACCTTCTTTCTGGCCGCACTGCTCGACCCGGTCCAGCTCGCGTTGCGCCGGCTTCGCCTGCCCGCCGCACTGGCCGCGCTGCTCACCGTCCTGCTCCTGCTCGGCGTCCTGTCCGGCGTGGGCGTGCTGGTCTGGAACATGACCGCGGGCCAGTTCAGCGAGTTGGGCGACGAGTTGCGGCAGGGCCTGGAACGCAGCCGCGACTTCGTCACCTCCACGCTGCCGGTCACCGACGCGCAGCTCGACGGCCTCGTCGACCAGCTCCGCCAGGCAGTCAGCCAGCAGGAGGTCGACCCGGTCGCCAGCGCACAGACGGTGGCCGAGGTGTTCGGCTCCGTCCTGCTCGCCCTGGTGCTGCTCTTCTTCCTGCTGAAGGACGGCCGGTCGATGTGGCACTGGACGTTGCGCCGGGCGGGCGGGCCGAACCGGGAGATCGCCGCCAGGGCGGGTCGGGTCGGCTGGCGCACGCTCGGCTCGTACAGTCGGGGCACCATGCTGATCGCGGCGATCGACGCCATCGGCATCGGTCTGGCGCTGGTGCTGCTCGGTGTGCCGCTGGCCTTCCCGTTGGCATTGATCACGTTCATCGGCGGGTTCGTGCCGATCATCGGCGCCACCGTGGCCGGCGCGGTCGCGGTGCTGGTGGCGCTGGCGGCCAACGGCCCCACCACCGCCCTGCTCACTCTGGGCGCGGTGATCGCCGTCCAGCAGATCGAGGGCAACCTGCTCGAACCGCTGATCATGAAGCGGCAGGTCCGGCTGCACCCGGTGGTGATCCTGCTCGCGGTCACCGCCGGCACGCTCATCGCCGGCATCGCGGGCGCCTTCGTCGCGGTCCCGATCGCCGCCGTCGTCTGGCGGGTCGTCGACAGCGTGCAGCAGCAGCGTCAGGCCGCTGCGGCGGAGCGACGCTGGACCAGGATCATCCGGGGGCGGACGGCGCAGTCCCGTGCCCGCAGGATGGTCCGCAAGGTCTGA
- a CDS encoding MarR family winged helix-turn-helix transcriptional regulator, whose translation MAGMATSDERESTRNWTFLTNHAHVLLAIARNPTARLRDVAGEVGVTERAAQAIVADLEAGGYLHRTRVGRRNEYTLNPAGRFRHPAEADRHIGDLLALFTDAPSTANGDR comes from the coding sequence ATGGCGGGCATGGCGACCTCAGACGAGCGAGAAAGCACCCGGAACTGGACTTTCCTGACAAACCACGCGCACGTGCTGCTCGCCATCGCCCGCAACCCCACCGCCCGGCTGCGCGACGTCGCCGGTGAGGTCGGGGTCACCGAACGCGCCGCCCAGGCGATCGTCGCCGACCTGGAGGCGGGCGGCTATCTGCACCGCACCCGGGTCGGCCGCCGCAACGAGTACACCCTCAACCCGGCCGGGCGGTTCCGTCACCCGGCGGAGGCCGACCGCCACATCGGCGACCTGCTCGCCCTCTTCACCGACGCGCCCTCGACCGCGAACGGCGATCGCTGA
- a CDS encoding carbonic anhydrase has translation MSRPGTIGAQPGPEREYLTADLPGSRERALAELVAGNRRFVSDTLRHPNQNASHRAAVAAEQHPFAVIVGCSDSRLAAEIIFDRGLGDLFVVRTAGHTIGPEVLGSVEYAVSVLRTPLVVVLGHDSCGAVQAARAAAATGTAPTGHLRAVVDAVVPSLRRAERAGIDDLDAIVDIHIAQTVEAMLESSEALAAEVAAGGCAVVGMSYRLAAGEVRTVAAEPAEMAGVVTPVG, from the coding sequence ATGAGTCGACCCGGAACGATCGGAGCGCAGCCCGGTCCCGAACGCGAGTACCTGACCGCTGACCTTCCCGGCTCGCGGGAGCGCGCCCTCGCCGAACTGGTCGCCGGAAACCGCCGCTTCGTCAGCGACACGCTCCGGCACCCCAACCAGAACGCCAGCCACCGGGCCGCCGTCGCCGCCGAGCAGCACCCCTTCGCGGTGATCGTGGGCTGCTCCGACTCACGGTTGGCTGCGGAGATCATCTTCGACCGTGGGTTGGGTGATCTCTTCGTGGTCCGCACCGCCGGCCACACCATCGGCCCCGAGGTGCTGGGCAGCGTCGAGTACGCGGTGAGCGTGCTGCGTACCCCGCTGGTGGTGGTGCTCGGGCACGACTCGTGCGGTGCCGTCCAGGCGGCCCGTGCCGCGGCGGCCACCGGGACCGCGCCGACGGGCCACCTGCGTGCCGTGGTGGACGCGGTGGTGCCCAGCCTGCGCCGGGCCGAGCGGGCGGGGATCGACGACCTGGACGCGATCGTCGACATCCACATCGCGCAGACCGTCGAGGCGATGCTGGAGTCCTCCGAGGCGTTGGCCGCCGAGGTGGCCGCCGGCGGGTGCGCGGTGGTGGGCATGTCCTACCGACTGGCCGCCGGTGAGGTGCGGACCGTCGCGGCGGAACCCGCCGAGATGGCGGGCGTGGTCACTCCGGTGGGCTGA
- a CDS encoding YibE/F family protein produces MGADHTRSAPPTPPRVRRILIVTVVPLFLATLVAALVLWPSDPPRPEAADDLPRYHGTVTRVVNEPCPPNPVVPEGTPTTAGQQCGTVTVRVDSGPDEGQDVQTPLPDGPGAPRVSVGDAIILVSLIDPEDPSISSYNIAEHQRGKPLIWLAVLFAAAIVAFGRLRGLAALGGLAASFAILLTFVLPGISAGQPPLVVAIVGAALIMFVVLYLTHGISAQTSVAVLGTLGSLVLTGLLGLAATRATHLTGFGSEDATTLSMFRGDVDLHGLLLAGIIIGSLGVLDDVTVTQAAAVTELRHANPSFTRRELYRSATRVGRAHIASVVNTIVLAYAGASLPLLLLLTADTRALGQIVTSEFLTQEIVRSVVATLGLVAAVPLTTALAALVVTAGRRDTPEPGGPGGHDDGPDGDGPTPPTPRPGSDRSEALHALSTARARDTSPATGSRWPDPDRSTDTTW; encoded by the coding sequence ATGGGCGCCGACCACACCCGTTCCGCTCCGCCCACCCCACCCCGGGTGCGGCGGATCCTCATCGTGACGGTGGTCCCCCTCTTCCTCGCCACCCTGGTCGCCGCGCTCGTGCTCTGGCCCTCGGACCCGCCCCGGCCCGAGGCCGCCGACGACCTGCCCCGATACCACGGCACGGTCACGCGGGTGGTGAACGAGCCCTGTCCACCGAACCCGGTCGTGCCCGAGGGCACCCCGACCACGGCCGGGCAGCAGTGCGGCACGGTCACCGTGCGGGTCGACAGCGGCCCGGACGAAGGTCAGGACGTGCAGACGCCGTTGCCGGACGGGCCGGGGGCACCCCGGGTCAGCGTCGGCGACGCGATCATCCTGGTCTCCCTGATCGATCCCGAGGATCCCTCGATCAGCAGCTACAACATCGCCGAGCACCAGCGGGGCAAGCCGCTGATCTGGCTCGCGGTGCTGTTCGCCGCCGCCATCGTGGCCTTCGGACGGCTGCGCGGCCTGGCCGCGCTGGGCGGCCTGGCGGCCAGTTTCGCCATCCTGCTCACCTTCGTGCTGCCCGGCATCAGCGCCGGCCAGCCGCCGCTGGTGGTGGCCATCGTCGGCGCGGCACTGATCATGTTCGTGGTGCTGTACCTGACGCACGGCATCTCGGCACAGACCTCCGTGGCCGTCCTCGGCACGCTCGGCAGCCTGGTGCTCACCGGCCTGCTCGGGCTGGCCGCCACCCGGGCCACCCACCTGACCGGTTTCGGCAGCGAGGACGCCACCACGCTCTCCATGTTCCGGGGCGACGTCGACCTGCACGGCCTGCTGCTCGCCGGCATCATCATCGGCTCGCTCGGCGTGCTCGACGACGTCACGGTGACCCAGGCCGCCGCGGTGACCGAACTGCGGCACGCCAACCCGAGCTTCACCCGCCGGGAGCTGTACCGCTCGGCGACCCGGGTCGGCCGGGCCCACATCGCCTCGGTGGTGAACACCATCGTGCTGGCGTACGCGGGCGCGTCGCTGCCGCTGCTGCTCCTGCTCACCGCCGACACCCGCGCGCTCGGCCAGATCGTGACCAGCGAGTTCCTCACCCAGGAGATCGTCCGCAGCGTGGTGGCCACGCTCGGGCTGGTCGCCGCCGTACCGCTGACGACCGCCCTGGCCGCGCTGGTGGTCACCGCCGGGCGGCGGGACACGCCGGAGCCCGGCGGACCCGGCGGCCACGACGACGGGCCGGACGGCGACGGCCCCACCCCACCGACTCCCCGGCCCGGCTCGGACCGGTCCGAGGCACTGCACGCACTCAGCACCGCGCGTGCGCGTGACACATCCCCCGCCACCGGTTCGCGGTGGCCCGATCCGGACAGGAGCACGGACACCACATGGTGA
- a CDS encoding metal-sensitive transcriptional regulator, with protein MSTPAPIRGYTASKDQLLARLRRVEGQVRGVEKMVDEDRYCIDVLTQISAIQAALDKVALGLLDGHARHCMHEGAAEGRADEMASEMMAAVGRLMKRG; from the coding sequence ATGAGCACACCCGCGCCGATCCGCGGCTACACCGCCAGCAAGGACCAACTGCTCGCCCGACTACGCCGGGTCGAGGGGCAGGTACGCGGCGTCGAGAAGATGGTCGACGAGGATCGCTACTGCATCGACGTGCTCACCCAGATCTCCGCGATCCAGGCCGCCCTGGACAAGGTCGCCCTCGGCCTGCTCGACGGGCATGCCCGGCACTGCATGCACGAGGGCGCCGCCGAGGGCCGCGCCGACGAGATGGCCTCCGAGATGATGGCCGCCGTCGGCCGTCTGATGAAGCGCGGCTGA
- a CDS encoding heavy-metal-associated domain-containing protein translates to MVTTTYQVQGMTCGHCVNAVSTEVGALPGVDDVRVDLASGEVTVTSEQPLDPAAVRAAVDEAGFELVAA, encoded by the coding sequence ATGGTCACCACCACGTACCAGGTGCAGGGCATGACCTGCGGCCACTGCGTCAACGCGGTCAGCACCGAGGTCGGCGCGCTCCCCGGCGTCGACGACGTCCGGGTCGACCTGGCCAGCGGCGAGGTCACCGTCACCAGCGAGCAGCCACTGGACCCGGCCGCCGTCCGGGCCGCAGTCGACGAGGCCGGCTTCGAGTTGGTCGCCGCCTGA
- a CDS encoding cation-translocating P-type ATPase — protein sequence MTTSRPLPTAANLIELSIGGMTCASCAARIEKKLNRLDGVQASVNYATEKATVTYADPVTPQELIATVEKTGYTAAVPPPRQDTPEAVEPVDELRVLRTRLWVSVVLSVPVIALAMVPAWQFTYWQWLSLTLAAPVVVYGGLPFHRAALVNLRHGAATMDTLVSVGTLAAFGWSIWALFLGTAGTPGMTHPFSFAISRTDGTGHIYLEAAAGVTAFILAGRYFEARAKRTAGTALRALLELGAKDVAVLRGGVETRIPVDELAVGDRFVVRPGEKIATDGTVHEGSSAVDASMVTGESVPVEVGVGDTVVGGCVNAGGRLVVTATRVGADTQLAQMARLVEQAQTGKAAAQRLADRISGIFVPIVIALAVGTLGWWLGSGAGSTAAFTAAVAVLIIACPCALGLATPTALLVGTGRGAQFGVLIKGPEALESTRRVETVVLDKTGTVTTGRMTLLDVHAGEGEQRAEVLRLAAALESGSEHPVARAVVSGADELGELPPVTGFANVEGLGVTGTVDDREVLLGRSRLLRERGLDVPDDLVRAANGAEAAGRTAVLVGWAGRARGMLAVADQVKPTSREAVRRLRALGLTPVLLTGDNTTVARAVAAEVGIDEVIAEVLPTEKVEVVAGLQAEGRAVAMVGDGVNDAAALAQADLGLAMGTGTDVAIEASDLTLVRDDLLAAVDAIRLARSTLGTIKGNLFWAFAYNVAALPLAAAGLLNPMIAGAAMAFSSVFVVANSLRLRRFRPISWKQDGSDAVRLGT from the coding sequence ATGACCACGAGTCGACCCCTGCCCACGGCAGCGAACCTGATCGAGTTGTCCATCGGCGGCATGACCTGCGCCTCCTGCGCCGCCCGTATCGAGAAGAAGCTGAACCGCCTGGACGGCGTGCAGGCCAGCGTCAACTACGCCACCGAGAAGGCCACCGTCACCTACGCCGACCCGGTCACCCCGCAGGAGCTGATCGCCACGGTCGAGAAGACCGGCTACACGGCGGCGGTGCCGCCGCCCCGGCAGGACACGCCGGAAGCCGTCGAGCCGGTGGACGAGCTGCGGGTGCTGCGTACCCGCCTCTGGGTGTCGGTGGTGCTCAGCGTGCCGGTGATCGCGCTGGCGATGGTGCCGGCCTGGCAGTTCACCTACTGGCAGTGGCTGTCGCTGACGCTGGCCGCCCCGGTGGTGGTCTACGGCGGACTGCCGTTCCACCGGGCCGCCCTGGTCAACCTGCGGCACGGCGCGGCGACCATGGACACCCTGGTCTCGGTCGGCACGCTCGCCGCCTTCGGCTGGTCGATCTGGGCGCTGTTCCTCGGCACCGCCGGCACGCCCGGCATGACCCATCCGTTCAGCTTCGCGATCAGCCGGACCGACGGCACCGGCCACATCTATCTGGAGGCGGCGGCCGGGGTCACCGCGTTCATCCTCGCCGGGCGGTACTTCGAGGCCCGCGCGAAGCGCACGGCGGGTACGGCCCTGCGAGCGCTGCTGGAGCTGGGTGCCAAGGACGTCGCCGTGCTGCGCGGCGGCGTGGAGACCCGGATCCCGGTCGACGAACTCGCCGTGGGGGACCGGTTCGTGGTGCGGCCGGGCGAGAAGATCGCCACCGACGGCACGGTGCACGAAGGTTCCTCGGCGGTCGACGCCAGCATGGTCACCGGCGAGTCGGTGCCGGTCGAGGTGGGCGTCGGCGACACCGTGGTCGGTGGCTGCGTCAACGCCGGTGGCCGGCTGGTGGTCACCGCCACCCGGGTCGGTGCCGACACCCAACTGGCCCAGATGGCCCGGCTGGTCGAGCAGGCGCAGACCGGCAAGGCCGCCGCGCAGCGGCTCGCCGACCGCATCTCGGGGATCTTCGTCCCGATCGTGATCGCCCTGGCCGTCGGCACGCTGGGTTGGTGGCTGGGCTCCGGTGCCGGGTCGACCGCCGCCTTCACCGCCGCCGTGGCGGTGCTGATCATCGCCTGCCCGTGCGCCCTCGGCCTGGCCACGCCGACCGCGCTGCTGGTCGGCACCGGGCGGGGCGCGCAGTTCGGCGTACTGATCAAGGGGCCGGAGGCGCTGGAGTCCACCCGACGGGTGGAGACCGTGGTGCTGGACAAGACCGGCACCGTCACCACCGGCCGGATGACGCTCCTCGACGTCCACGCGGGCGAGGGTGAGCAGCGGGCCGAGGTGCTGCGGCTGGCCGCCGCGCTGGAGTCCGGCTCCGAGCACCCGGTCGCCCGGGCGGTCGTGTCCGGCGCGGACGAACTGGGCGAACTGCCGCCGGTCACCGGGTTCGCCAACGTCGAGGGGCTGGGCGTGACCGGCACCGTGGACGACCGCGAGGTGCTGCTCGGCCGATCCCGGCTGCTGCGGGAGCGGGGACTGGACGTACCCGACGATCTGGTGCGGGCGGCGAACGGAGCGGAGGCGGCCGGACGTACCGCCGTGCTGGTCGGATGGGCCGGGCGGGCCCGGGGCATGCTCGCGGTGGCCGACCAGGTCAAGCCGACCAGCCGGGAAGCGGTCCGCCGGCTGCGCGCCCTCGGTCTGACCCCGGTGCTGCTCACCGGCGACAACACCACCGTCGCCCGCGCGGTCGCCGCCGAGGTCGGCATCGACGAGGTGATCGCCGAGGTGCTGCCGACCGAGAAGGTCGAGGTGGTCGCGGGGTTGCAGGCCGAGGGGCGGGCGGTGGCGATGGTCGGCGACGGGGTCAACGACGCCGCCGCGCTCGCCCAGGCCGACCTGGGGTTGGCCATGGGCACCGGCACGGACGTGGCGATCGAGGCATCCGACCTGACCCTGGTCCGTGACGATCTGCTGGCCGCCGTGGACGCCATTCGGCTCGCCCGCAGCACCCTCGGCACGATCAAGGGGAACCTGTTCTGGGCGTTCGCCTACAACGTGGCGGCCCTGCCGCTGGCCGCCGCCGGGTTGCTCAATCCGATGATCGCCGGTGCGGCGATGGCCTTCTCCTCGGTCTTCGTGGTCGCCAACAGCCTCCGGCTGCGCCGCTTCCGACCGATTTCTTGGAAACAGGATGGTTCCGATGCGGTTCGGCTGGGTACCTGA
- a CDS encoding CsbD family protein, whose translation MGFDDKLNNTTENTTGKVKEGVGRATDNEQLEAEGRGDQVKANIKQAGEKIKDAFRS comes from the coding sequence ATGGGCTTCGATGACAAGTTGAACAACACCACCGAGAACACCACCGGCAAGGTGAAGGAAGGTGTCGGCCGGGCCACCGACAACGAGCAGTTGGAGGCCGAGGGTCGCGGCGACCAGGTGAAGGCCAACATCAAGCAGGCGGGCGAGAAGATCAAGGACGCCTTCCGGAGCTGA
- a CDS encoding sigma-70 family RNA polymerase sigma factor, whose translation MTAVTDDISGYAFAAGRGDQAAAAAFVRATQHDVRRFLAHLPGVRDVDDLVQETYLRAWRALPSFAGRSSARTWLLSIARRVAVDQVRAAVSRPRTANLADWQSAAEATPAGVEAAMDEQVVLRGLLDGLVHERREAFVATQLLGLSYAEAAQVCDVPIGTIRSRVARAREDLVAALETATPRLRRGRDGTAG comes from the coding sequence ATGACTGCCGTGACCGACGACATCAGCGGGTACGCGTTCGCCGCAGGGCGGGGCGACCAGGCTGCCGCCGCCGCATTCGTGCGCGCGACGCAGCACGACGTACGGCGGTTCCTGGCCCATCTGCCCGGCGTGCGGGACGTCGACGACCTGGTCCAGGAGACGTACCTGCGGGCCTGGCGCGCGTTGCCCTCGTTCGCCGGCCGCTCCAGCGCCCGGACCTGGCTGCTCTCCATCGCCCGACGGGTCGCCGTCGACCAGGTGCGGGCAGCCGTGTCCCGGCCCCGCACCGCCAACCTCGCCGACTGGCAGTCCGCCGCCGAGGCGACTCCGGCCGGCGTCGAGGCCGCCATGGACGAGCAGGTGGTGCTGCGCGGGCTGCTGGACGGGCTCGTGCACGAACGGCGGGAGGCGTTCGTCGCCACCCAGCTACTCGGGCTCTCCTATGCCGAGGCGGCCCAGGTGTGTGACGTACCGATCGGCACGATCCGGTCCCGGGTGGCCCGCGCCCGCGAGGACCTCGTCGCAGCTCTGGAGACGGCGACCCCGCGCCTCCGTCGGGGCCGGGACGGCACCGCCGGCTGA